In Eubalaena glacialis isolate mEubGla1 chromosome 3, mEubGla1.1.hap2.+ XY, whole genome shotgun sequence, the following are encoded in one genomic region:
- the LOC133087102 gene encoding F-box only protein 27-like: MARPGGVLAEMQVAAEPGEKTSSRGQPVGIPLLEQEPEEALGLNQLPAELLLMVLSHVPQHMLLRHRRQVCRRWRNLVDCQALWLSILPRKHAALWPIVSTCLPAADDLRPCVLGRFCERRPIGRNLLLNPRGLDGFPEQPMLSGGDGWTKEGKCKGMPAAPCEVHFLPAYYLPGYRWFRRKEVWDLEKEGFWPELLDSGKIEICVSACWMERRGTNRICIYQLIVQTLDINQAVLHHFSSNPFPIRRWRRVPFEASHVFSNLKNGVHFVSFEQWVSKLELGNEQYGVPFTNSSVFAWICLS, from the coding sequence ATGGCCCGCCCAGGAGGGGTGCTGGCTGAGATGCAGGTCGCAGCTGAGCCTGGTGAGAAGACCTCCTCCAGGGGCCAGCCCGTCGGGATCCCCTTGCTAGAGCAGGAACCCGAGGAGGCGCTGGGCCTGAACCAACTGCCAGCCGAGCTGCTCCTGATGGTGCTGAGCCACGTGCCCCAACACATGCTGCTCAGGCACCGCCGCCAGGTATGCAGGCGCTGGCGCAACCTGGTGGACTGCCAGGCCCTGTGGCTGAGCATCCTGCCCCGGAAACACGCTGCCCTGTGGCCCATCGTCAGCACCTGCCTGCCCGCCGCTGACGACCTCAGGCCCTGCGTCCTGGGCCGCTTCTGTGAGCGCAGACCCATAGGACGCAACCTCCTCCTGAACCCCAGGGGCCTAGATGGCTTCCCAGAACAGCCTATGCTGAGTGGTGGGGACGGCTGGACAAAGGAGGGAAAATGTAAGGGCATGCCTGCAGCTCCTTGTGAGGTCCACTTCCTACCTGCCTACTACCTACCTGGTTACAGGTGGTTTCGAAGGAAGGAAGTTTGGGACCTGGAGAAGGAGGGTTTCTGGCCAGAACTCCTGGATAGTGGAAAGATTGAGATTTGTGTCTCTGCCTGCTGGATGGAACGAAGAGGCACTAaccgtatatgtatatatcagctAATTGTCCAAACTCTAGACATCAACCAGGCTGTCCTGCATCATTtctcttcaaatccttttcccatccGGCGGTGGAGAAGAGTCCCCTTTGAGGCCAGCCATGTGTTCTCCAACCTCAAGAACGGTGTTCACTTTGTGTCTTTTGAACAATGGGTGTCGAAGCTGGAGTTAGGGAATGAGCAATATGGAGTCCCTTTTACCAACTCCAGTGTGTTTGCGTGGATCTGTCTGTCCTAG